Below is a window of Sulfurisphaera ohwakuensis DNA.
GAGGAAACTGAGAATTGAGAAAGATACCAGCAGAATTATGCGTGAAGTGTAAAGGTTATAAATATTTATGTGGGTTACCCTCTTGTCCAATCCTAGATAGGTTTAGAAATATAGCAGTAACTGTTTCAAAAATTAAAAGCAGTAATAAAATTCAAGGAGCCACGCCACCTAGTATTGTAGTTGGAGAACGAAATTATCCTAAAGTATCATTAGTATATAATGTTCCACCATCAGTAATTGGAGAAGAAGCTAAAGATTATGAAAATCCTGAAAATTGGTGGGGGAAGAAAAGCTTAAGTGATATACTATCTTTAAGAACCTCTATGATTTCTTCTCTGTTATCTGGGATTAATGTAAATAATCCAGAAGTACTGTATGAAAAGGAAGTTTCAATCACTGCAGTTGCTGAAAAACCCGTATTATCTGAAGTTTATAGTGAGAATAAAGAAATTATTCCTAAGTTAAAATTCGACGGAATTTTATTACCTAGAGGACCTTCTCTAAAAGCAAAGGATATAAAAATAGATGAGAATCCTAAAGTACCCAAACCAATTGAAAAACTAATAACAGACGATGTAAAAGCACAACAAGCAATTCTTGAGTTATACAATAACAAACAAAGTGTATACACTATAATTAATGCTCTTTCATTAGGTCTATTAGGGAAAAGAAAAAACAGAAAAATAGTACCTACAAGATGGGCAATAACAGCTGTAGATACTACTTTAGGTAATTTTATGCTTAACGAAATAAAAGGTTTAGATACTATTAGCGAGACCCTCGTTTATTATAATTCGTACCTAGGAAATTATTTCCATATAATTTTATTTCCATCAAAATATAGATCTGTATGGATAGAAATTTGGCATCCATTATCATTATGGGCTAACGAACTAGTAGTAAGTGATTTATCTGAAGACTATTGGGGAGAATATGACTTTCTTGATGGAGGTTATATGGCAGCAAGAATGTCAGTAATCGAGAAACTTTATGAAATGAGAAGACAAGCAGGGATCATAATTATAAGAGAGATCACAAGTGAATATTATGCACCAGTTGGAAATTGGCACATAAGAGAAACTGTAAAAAGGGCATTTAACAATTCTCCAGTAAAATTTGATAAACTGGAAGATGCAATTAAATACGTGAATTCAAGACTAAGAGCTAAAATTAATTTATTTGAAATAAAAAGTATAAAGAGTCTAATTACGCAAAGAACTATTGATGAGTTCTTAAAGAAGTAATGAAAGAACACTCATTGCTGTATAAAGCCTGTTTTCAGCTTGATCCCACACAGCACTTTGAGGCCCATCTATAACTTCATTTTCTACCTCTTCTCCTCTAACTGCTGGCAGACAGTGCATAAATATCGCATCTTTACTCGCATATCTCATTAAATCTGTAGTTACCCTATAATTTCTCAATAGTTCTTTCTTTTTTTCAGCTATACTTTCTTGACCCATACTAACCCAAACATCAGTATATACAACCTTTGAACCTCTCACAGCTTCATAAGGATCCTCATAAAACTCAATTATCGCACCACTTTTTTCAGCTTCTTCTTCTATCCTTTTCATAATATCATCTCTGGGCTTAAATTCTTTGGGAGAAGCTACCTTAATTTCTAAACCCATTTTAGCTACAAAAGCCATTAAGCTCACTAGCACATTATCTCCTCCATCTCCTACAAAAGTGAGTGAAGTGTATTCTCCAAACTTTTCTTTTATTGTCATAAAATCTGCTAATGCTTGTAAAGGGTGAGAAAGGTCACTTAAAAGGTTTATAGTAGGTTTATTAGAATATTTAGCTAACAACTCTAACGTTTCGTGTTTTAAAACTCTTGCTGCTATTCCATCTACAAACCTCCCTAAAACTCTTGCTGTATCCTCTACTGGTTCTCCTCTACTTAACTGAATATCTGATTTGTTTAATACAATAGGATTGCCACCTAATAACCTAATTGCTGTCTCAAAACTTACTCTTGTCCTAGTACTGGGTTTCTCAAATAACATTGCTACGGTTTTTCCATCTAATGATCTTGGGACTGATCTCAACATATGGAAATTCTTCATTTGGAAAGAAACTTCCATCATTTTTTCAATTTCTTGTTTAGAAAAATCCAGTAGGCATAACAAGCTTTTTCCTTTTAACATATTTTAAATTTTAGACCACTAATTTAAAAATGTGGAAGAACTATTAACAATAACTAAAGTTACTTTACCAAAGAAAGGAAATAAACCAAACTTTGATGAGGCTCATGTGTTATTAGCTCTAAGCATAATAGAAAAAGAACAGCCTATCGGTAGACATTTATTGATGAAAAAGTTAGGATTAACAGAGGCTTCAACAAGGACTATGATAAAGCGACTAAAAGAACTAGGATTAATTACCATAGATAAAGTGGCCGGAATATTAATAACAGATTTAGGAAAGAGAATCTTGAGCAATATCAGAAGTAAAGTTACAATATCAGATGAGATTGAACTTACTAGTATCAATTGGAAAAGTGAATTAATTAAAATAAAAAATGGGAGAATTATACTAGAAAAAATGGGACTATTAAATTTAAGAGACCTAGTAATTAAACAAGGTGCAACTAGAACTTTAATAGCAGTTATTAATGAAGAAGGAAGAATAGAACTACCACCTAAAACCTTTGATGAAAGTGAAGAAATAAAAAAGTTAAAGGAAGAATTGCAAAGTAAGGTTAACAACTTGGAAATAAATGATCTTATTATTGTATTTGAACCAGTTGATCAACACTTAGCTTATAAAATCGCTCTTACAATTTTAACTAATGCTTAAAAAAATAGGATTTTTAATTAATCCAATAGCTGGGAGTGGTGGAAGAATAGGACATAAAGGTAGCGACGATTTATATTTTGAAAACCCCGAAATTCCGATAAAAATAAAAAGATTTCTTTCATTAGCACCTAAAAAAGAAGTTGAATATATAGTAGCAGAAAATAAAATGGGTGAAATTTATTTTAATAACGATTTTAAATTTACTGTTATAGAAACATTAAATAAAGAAAAAACAACCAGAGAAGACACAATATATGTAACTAATCGATTTCTTGAGCTAAAATGTGATATAATAGTTTTTGCTGGAGGTGATGGTACGGCCAGAGATATCTATTCCGTTGTAGATCAAAAGATACCGATTTTAGGAATCCCTAGTGGTGTAAAAATGCACAGTGGTGTATTTGCTAATACTCCCGAAGCTGCAGCAATAATTTTAACTAAATACGTAAATGGTGAAGCAACGCTAACAGACGCTGAAATATTAGATGTAGATGAAGAAGAATACAGAAAAGGTAGATATGATGTAAAATTATATGGAATAGCTAAAACAGTAACGTTTGGAAATTATCTAACTCCTAGTAAGGAAGAAATAATAAGCAATGAAGAAGAGTTAGAGGCTATTGCAGAATATGTTATTAATAATCTAATTAGAGACAACGAATATTATATATTTGGAAGCGGAAGTACTGTAAAATATATCCTTAAAAAATTAGGATATAAAACTAATTTTTTAGCTATTGATATTACATATGGAAAAAAACTCGTAAAAACTTCTGTTAATTATTATGATTTATTGAATTTGACTGGGGAGTTAAATTTAATCTTAACACCGATAGGTAAACAAGGATTTTTGATAGGAAGGGGAAATCAAGAGATTGGACCAGAAGTGCTTAAAAAAATTAGGAGAGATAAGATAATAATAGTATCTACGAGGTCAAAGTTAAACACAATAGATTGTTTGAGAATAGATACCGGAAATCCGTTACTAGATAGGAAATTTCAAGGTATTTATAAAGTTATAGTAGGATATGGAGAATTTGTCGCGATTAAAACTTGTGATAATACCAGTGTAGTAGATAATGATATTACCTAAGACATTACTAACCAACCATGTTATATTCTTGTTCTTCATATATAATCTGATGAAAAGAGAGGATGCTGACATAAATATTGAGCTTAATGAAAAACAGCTTAAAACTGGTCCTCGTTCTAAATTGATGGAGGCTGTTCTTATACTTCTTTTGGCCAGACCATTAAGAACTTCTGAAATAGCGGTAAACCTAGGTTTAGAAACAAAATATGTAAGTAGTTATCTTAGTTACTGGAGAAAAAAAGGCTTAGTATACCAAGAAGCAGGTAGATGGCATCTTTCATCGCAAGGTGAGGATTTAGCTAAAGAAATTATTGAGGAAAGAAATAACTCTAAGTTTATAGAATATTTAGCGTTTGCAAAGCAAATATTAAATGAAAATGTTAAGCAGACAATGAACAACAAAAAAGAGACAAAAGAAAACAAAGAAGAAAAAGAATTTTTGTCGTTTATTGGCGACTTAACAAGTACCAGAAACAAAAAACAACAAAAAGGTAATTTAACGGATTGTATATCAGATATACTAGAAAAAATAGATGAAGAGGAGAAGGAATTATTAATCTTTCTATTAAATAAATATAAGCAATGGGGTTCTACTTATGTATATCTTGATCAAATTCAAGAAGAATTTAATGCAGATACAGGATGGCTATTTAAAGTTTTAAGAAAATTACAGACTAAAAGAATTTTATATTTATATCATGATCCTAAACTTGGATTAAGAATAGGTTTTACACAACAACTTAAGGATAGGATAAATAATTGTTAAAATATCTACTACTACTTTTAATTCATTTTCAGCTTTCGTGCACATCTTTCATTATTTGCATTATACAAACTTCATATAAATATACATAAGAAGCATTTTAAGAGAAGTAGTAGTAGTAATATATATTAGTATTTTGTATTAAGTTTAAACTAGGTGTTAATGTTGTCTGAATCTACTAAATCATCTAGGATATCAGAGGATGAGATGAATAAGGTTTTAGCAAAAGCTGAAAAAGAGGCTGAGAAAAAAGATCATAAAAAACAATGGATCGAGAGAATGATTAAAAGTGCTAAGACCTATTATAAACTATGCCCTTATTATGATAAGAAATCCTCTAAATGCTTTTTGACTTTAGGAGACAAATGTACAAGAGAAGGAAGATATGAGAATTGTCCAATTTTTATCGGTTACTTAGACCAAAAGTATAATGAAATAATTCAAAAGAAAAAGATGCTTCCGATGGACTTTTTAGATTTAGCACAGATGATTTAATGGGATCGCACAAGTGCCAAGAAGGAAGAAATCTGAGGAGCCCCAACAGCAAGAACAAGAGAAAAAAACTAAGAAGAAGTCTGCTAAGGATAAGTATATTGATCCAAATGTAATAATAGATGAATATTTAGAAGAAGTTGTTAATGCTTTAGGTTTAGCTTATTTAAATCTTGATAAGGATGAATATAAGGAGCTTATAAAAGAACCATTTGCTGCAGCTGTGGGAGAAGTTAAGACTAAACCTAAAGCTAGAACAATTATAAATAGATTACAAGCAAATAAAGACTCTTTGATGGAATTTTTAGCCTTGAAATTACTTAGAATAAGAGATCTTGATAAAATGACGAATGAGCAATTAGAGTTCGTTGTCTATAATGTAAAGAACACTGTAAAGGATCTTGGTCCGCAGTTATATGAAGAATTATCTAAAAGAAATAGACAAGATCTTATAGATTTTCTACGTTCGACTTGGAATTTATATGGTATAAACTCACCCGTTGAGTGTCCTAGATGTAAGTTTAATGCTATTATGCCTGACTTATCATGTTATATTTGTAAGTATGCTATCTCAATGAAACAATTAAAGGAGAAAATTCATGTAATCGATTTACTAATAGATTATAGTAAAAGTGACCCTGAGGGGTTTAAAGAAATTATCACAGCGGGGTATTTCTATTATAGTTGGAATGGTGTTTCACCCCCCAGTAAAATGCCTAAGAGTGAGTTGTTAGTTTTTGAAATTATTCTTAATAGAGAGGAGAAAGAGAAGTTAAAAGCTTATTACAGCGCTGGCAATATTCCCCAGAATCAATAAACGCATTACACTTCTTACAAGTTTTCTTTTTAAATAACTGTATAGAAGTATGAAAAGTATGGAATAACTCAAAGTTCTCTTTTAAGTATGAGATAGTCCACCCATAAATTTTGTCAAACACCGCATCCTTCCATTTAAGCTTTAACTCTGCGAATCCTTTCAACTCTAAGACTGAAGTTGAGTATAATGGAACAAAGAATATGTTATTATTAAACACTACAAGAGATTTTGCAAATGATAAATAATTAGAATCATTTGAAGAAATCGTATAAATTAAGTATGTTAGGAGAAAATCTGAAGTGAATGGCAATATTTTTATCTTATGTGAAAGTTTCTCTCCTTCTATAATCATTTTCCATATAATATCGTTAATGTAATTACTATCTGCATTTATAAGAACTTCTTCTACTTGTAATTTACATTTGTAACATGCTTTACTTATTATAAAACTCAATATCGTAGATAAAGGCCTAAATTGCTCGTCTAAAATAATTGCTACTTTATCATTAAACGAAAATTGTTTTGAGTCATAAATTTCTCTTTTTACTCTTTTTATAATTTCATCTCGCGCACAATGTTCACAAAGTTTTCTTCCACCAATTACTGTTATTGCTTGCCTTTTGTTGCATCGTTGACAAACTTCCATTTATAATTCTTAAATTATTATTCTCCTCCTCTTAAATTGATCATATGAAAATATAACAGAAAAATTTATATATAAGCGATTCTAATGCAAAACCAGATACGGTGTTTGAATATGGCAAACGCCCCAGTCTTATTACTAAAAGAAGGCACTCAAAGATCTTCAGGAAGGGATGCTTTAAAGAATAACATTTTAGCAGCAGTTACTTTAGCTGAAATGTTAAAGAGTAGTTTGGGACCAAGAGGATTAGACAAAATGCTTATTGATAGCTTCGGAGATGTCACTATAACTAATGATGGTGCGACAATAGTAAAGGAAATGGAGATTCAACATCCAGCAGCAAAGCTTTTAGTTGAGGCAGCAAAAGCTCAAGATGCCGAAGTAGGCGACGGTACCACTTCAGCAGTTGTTCTTGCTGGGCTATTATTAGATAAGGCAGATGATTTATTAGATCAAAACATTCACCCTACAATAATTATTGAAGGGTATAAGAAAGCTCTAAATAAGTCTTTAGAAATTATTGACCAGTTAGCTACTAAAATTGATGTATCTAACTTAAATTCACCTGCTACGAGGGACCAGTTAAAGAAGATAGTATATACGACAATGTCTAGTAAATTCATAGCTGGCGGCGAAGAGATGGATAAAATTATGAATATGGTAATTGATGCTGTCTCAATAGTTGCTGAACCCTTACCAGAAGGAGGATATAATGTACCATTGGATCTAATAAAGATTGACAAGAAGAAGGGAGGAAGTATTGAAGATAGCATGTTAGTTCATGGTTTAGTTTTAGATAAAGAAGTAGTCCATCCTGGAATGCCAAGAAGAGTTGAAAAGGCAAAAATTGCTGTATTAGATGCCGCATTAGAAGTAGAAAAACCAGAAATTTCAGCTAAAATCAGTATAACTAGCCCAGAACAGATTAAAGCTTTCCTTGATGAGGAAGCAAAGTATCTAAAAGATATGGTTGACAAATTAGCTTCAATTGGTGCTAATGTTGTAATCTGTCAGAAGGGTATTGATGATGTTGCACAGCACTTCTTAGCAAAGAAGGGGATTCTAGCAGTTAGAAGGGTAAAGAGGAGTGATATCGAGAAGTTAGAGAAGGCACTTGGTGCAAGAATTATAAGTAGTATTAAAGATGCTACTCCAGAAGATTTAGGTTATGCTGAACTAGTAGAAGAAAGAAGAGTTGGTAATGATAAAATGGTATTCATTGAAGGTGCAAAGAATCCAAAGGCTGTAAACATATTACTGAGAGGTTCAAATGACATGGCATTAGATGAGGCTGAAAGAAGCATTAATGATGCCTTGCATTCATTAAGGAATGTATTAATGAAGCCAATGATTGTTGCTGGTGGTGGTGCTGTAGAAACTGAATTAGCATTAAGATTAAGAGAATATGCAAGATCTGTTGGTGGTAAAGAGCAATTAGCAATTGAGAAGTTTGCGGAGGCATTAGAAGAAATACCAATGATATTAGCTGAAACTGCCGGTATGGAGCCTATTCAAACATTAATGGATCTAAGAGCAAAACATGCTAAGGGCTTAATTAATTCTGGAGTTGATGTTATGAATGGAAAAATCGCAGATGATATGTTAGCTCTTAATGTGTTAGAGCCAGTAAGAGTTAAAGCTCAAGTACTAAAGAGTGCTGTAGAAGCGGCTACCGCAATATTGAAGATTGATGATCTAATAGCTGCTGCTCCATTAAAGAGCGGAGAGAAGAAAGGAGAGAAGAAAGAAGGAGGAGAAGAAGAGAAATCAACTCCTTCTTCATTAGAGTAAATTAATTTTTTATTTATACATCATTAGTTGATTTGTTTCTTCTGAATTATATCCTTCAAGCTCATCAAGAATTTTTTTAACTGCATCTTTGATTTTTTGACTTGAATAATTATCATAAACTGTATTAAGTAATTTTTTAGTTAGATCTATTCCAATTATAAAAATTAAATTTGTAAAATCTGGACTTAATAAAAAATCTGCTAATTTTTCTGGGTCTCCTCCATATGATGAAAAACCATACTTTGATTCTGCTTTTGCTAATAATTTTTGAGCCTCATCTAAGCGTTTCATGTCTAAACTGACGGGCGTTAATACTTTACTCACAATATGTCTTAGAAAGTCAGGTTCGCCCAATTAATTCGCCTAAGATATAATTAATATAGTAGGCATATAAAAGCTGTAATTTTAAGTTTCACATTTCATCAACACTTATAAGTATTAAAAATTCTAAATATGATTAGGTATTGAGGGTTTAGTAATGGCTTCGGCAAAGAAGAAGAAAAGAACAAGTGAAAAAGAAGAGGAGACTTCTAATAAGATTGAGAGTAAACTCCGTGTGTTATATTCCGATAAAGAAGTGGTTGTTATGACTGCTCCTAATGAAGAAGAGTTAAAACAAATATTATTAGATTTATTAAGCGAGAAACCCATGAATTTAAAGGAGCTTCATTCTTATCTCTCTGGAATAGCTAGTGAAGATAAGATAAGGAAAGCATTATCAGATTTAGCAGAAAAAAATATGGTAACAATGCTAGAAGATGGAAGATATGCAAAGTTAGGCTAAGTTTTTAAATGGACAATTTCTCCATTGTGTTGAACATAAACTAGCTTGTGATTCGGTTAATATTCTTCTTAGTACTTTGCAATATGCAACTAATCCTTTTTCAGTTTTTATTATTTGAAAATAACTACATTCGCTATCCATTACTTTCTCTAAAATATTTATTTTAGGATAGAAATTTACTTCCTCTTCAGCATCTTCATCAGATGTAAATATTTCTAACCCTTCTCTTTTTTCTTCAGCTATAAAGAATCTACAACTTTTATAATCTTTTAAACATCGATTAGGGCTTGTTACTGTGTCAGAAGGATTTTCTAACATCGGGGAAGTACAGAAGCCTCCTTTATAAAAGGGACATACACTATGTTTCTGCAATTTCTCTCACTATTATGTGAACACCTAATAAATCATCATCTCCCGTTTCTGTTGGTAATGTAATTTTATTTATAATAATTTCATCAACTCCATTTATCTTCTCTATAATTTCGGATACTCTATTTTCATCTACCTTTCTATCTCCTCTTAAATCTTCTACTATTAATACCTCGGCTCTTTTCATGTTTTATGACTTAAGAGAGGAAAAAGAT
It encodes the following:
- a CDS encoding Nre family DNA repair protein, encoding MRKIPAELCVKCKGYKYLCGLPSCPILDRFRNIAVTVSKIKSSNKIQGATPPSIVVGERNYPKVSLVYNVPPSVIGEEAKDYENPENWWGKKSLSDILSLRTSMISSLLSGINVNNPEVLYEKEVSITAVAEKPVLSEVYSENKEIIPKLKFDGILLPRGPSLKAKDIKIDENPKVPKPIEKLITDDVKAQQAILELYNNKQSVYTIINALSLGLLGKRKNRKIVPTRWAITAVDTTLGNFMLNEIKGLDTISETLVYYNSYLGNYFHIILFPSKYRSVWIEIWHPLSLWANELVVSDLSEDYWGEYDFLDGGYMAARMSVIEKLYEMRRQAGIIIIREITSEYYAPVGNWHIRETVKRAFNNSPVKFDKLEDAIKYVNSRLRAKINLFEIKSIKSLITQRTIDEFLKK
- a CDS encoding DUF4443 domain-containing protein, encoding MEELLTITKVTLPKKGNKPNFDEAHVLLALSIIEKEQPIGRHLLMKKLGLTEASTRTMIKRLKELGLITIDKVAGILITDLGKRILSNIRSKVTISDEIELTSINWKSELIKIKNGRIILEKMGLLNLRDLVIKQGATRTLIAVINEEGRIELPPKTFDESEEIKKLKEELQSKVNNLEINDLIIVFEPVDQHLAYKIALTILTNA
- the thsA gene encoding thermosome subunit alpha, with protein sequence MANAPVLLLKEGTQRSSGRDALKNNILAAVTLAEMLKSSLGPRGLDKMLIDSFGDVTITNDGATIVKEMEIQHPAAKLLVEAAKAQDAEVGDGTTSAVVLAGLLLDKADDLLDQNIHPTIIIEGYKKALNKSLEIIDQLATKIDVSNLNSPATRDQLKKIVYTTMSSKFIAGGEEMDKIMNMVIDAVSIVAEPLPEGGYNVPLDLIKIDKKKGGSIEDSMLVHGLVLDKEVVHPGMPRRVEKAKIAVLDAALEVEKPEISAKISITSPEQIKAFLDEEAKYLKDMVDKLASIGANVVICQKGIDDVAQHFLAKKGILAVRRVKRSDIEKLEKALGARIISSIKDATPEDLGYAELVEERRVGNDKMVFIEGAKNPKAVNILLRGSNDMALDEAERSINDALHSLRNVLMKPMIVAGGGAVETELALRLREYARSVGGKEQLAIEKFAEALEEIPMILAETAGMEPIQTLMDLRAKHAKGLINSGVDVMNGKIADDMLALNVLEPVRVKAQVLKSAVEAATAILKIDDLIAAAPLKSGEKKGEKKEGGEEEKSTPSSLE
- a CDS encoding ATP-NAD kinase family protein yields the protein MLKKIGFLINPIAGSGGRIGHKGSDDLYFENPEIPIKIKRFLSLAPKKEVEYIVAENKMGEIYFNNDFKFTVIETLNKEKTTREDTIYVTNRFLELKCDIIVFAGGDGTARDIYSVVDQKIPILGIPSGVKMHSGVFANTPEAAAIILTKYVNGEATLTDAEILDVDEEEYRKGRYDVKLYGIAKTVTFGNYLTPSKEEIISNEEELEAIAEYVINNLIRDNEYYIFGSGSTVKYILKKLGYKTNFLAIDITYGKKLVKTSVNYYDLLNLTGELNLILTPIGKQGFLIGRGNQEIGPEVLKKIRRDKIIIVSTRSKLNTIDCLRIDTGNPLLDRKFQGIYKVIVGYGEFVAIKTCDNTSVVDNDIT
- a CDS encoding replication initiator protein WhiP, whose translation is MKREDADINIELNEKQLKTGPRSKLMEAVLILLLARPLRTSEIAVNLGLETKYVSSYLSYWRKKGLVYQEAGRWHLSSQGEDLAKEIIEERNNSKFIEYLAFAKQILNENVKQTMNNKKETKENKEEKEFLSFIGDLTSTRNKKQQKGNLTDCISDILEKIDEEEKELLIFLLNKYKQWGSTYVYLDQIQEEFNADTGWLFKVLRKLQTKRILYLYHDPKLGLRIGFTQQLKDRINNC
- the argF gene encoding ornithine carbamoyltransferase, with the protein product MLKGKSLLCLLDFSKQEIEKMMEVSFQMKNFHMLRSVPRSLDGKTVAMLFEKPSTRTRVSFETAIRLLGGNPIVLNKSDIQLSRGEPVEDTARVLGRFVDGIAARVLKHETLELLAKYSNKPTINLLSDLSHPLQALADFMTIKEKFGEYTSLTFVGDGGDNVLVSLMAFVAKMGLEIKVASPKEFKPRDDIMKRIEEEAEKSGAIIEFYEDPYEAVRGSKVVYTDVWVSMGQESIAEKKKELLRNYRVTTDLMRYASKDAIFMHCLPAVRGEEVENEVIDGPQSAVWDQAENRLYTAMSVLSLLL